A segment of the Salminus brasiliensis chromosome 1, fSalBra1.hap2, whole genome shotgun sequence genome:
GTTAGAATAttaaaacctaaatatacctgaatatcttaaaatgtataaataaagttttattattaaatattggaTTTTCTATCATTGCAGAATGATAAAAGTGCAGACAGAATAGTGTCAGTTTAGTGCTCGCTGATATACATAAAGATTTGGAAAGTATTTTGTGTGTTTAAGAAGGATTGAACCTTCTTTACTTTGAGCAACTCTAAAGCACTCATTTCCAATAGAGAGGTGATTTCAACCCTTGTTCATAAGTTGTGCTTGTTGTACTCTTGCTTTGCAGCATACTTCAATGACATTGCTGTGGGGGCAGTGTGCTGTAGAGTGGACCACTCCCAGAACCAGAAGAGATTGTACATCATGACACTTGGCTGCCTAGCACCCTACCGCAGACTGGGCATAGGTAGGGTAAATTTTGTGATGAGCCTGATCTGAGAGCCATACCATAACATCAGTGCCAAATTCACATGCTGAATTTTTCATGTCAAGAAAAgtctataaaaaataataaataaaacattattgcACTTGATAATAAAATTTGCACTCTGTTAATGATTAACTTTCAATTAGCATATTTAAGCTTAAATTAGTAGCAGATAATTATCTCAAATACAAGACATTGAATGACTGTTcaggaggatttttttttttctaaatctcATTGTGTTaggaatatacactatatgtccaattatttctgctactttaagttgcacctattgctgacacagatgtgcaaatgtacacaccgcttgtctagtctctctagagaagtactgccaatagaataggactctctggagcaaataaacatgaatcttttggcaccatgtctaataccaggagtcataaagcccccagcattgcgctgtggagcagtggaactgtgttctctagaatgatggctctccatccaatactattgggttgagttgaggatgaggtcgGGTGGCGGCGATTacccaacattctgacctcaccaacgctccTGGCGTCcttaaagccttccctggacagagacaattactcctacaaaaacaggaaaaatacttgcatgcattttattttatttatttctttatttatttatttttatatggaAGATGCATATAATACATTTGTACTTTACATAGTTATTCCTTGTGATATTAAATCACACGCCTACCAAAGGGTTCTTACTTTCACACCACATATTGCATTGTTTTTCCATGTAGTtgtaccaccaccactgtaacaTTCTGTGGTGGTGAAGtttgtgtaaatattttttGGTAACTTTATGTTGTGTTTGTTAAAAGTTGtccatgttgtttttttcttgtttaaagGAACAAAGATGCTGAACCATGTGTTGAACATTTGTGAGAAGGATGGCACTTTTGACAACATTTACCTGTAAGTTCATTTGGCAAAATGGTGATGATGGAATTCTTGtgacatttatttacaagagaagtaATCAGCATGCTAAAATAATGTGGTGTCCGATAAATACTGTGCTGTGTAATATGTCATGTAACACATAATTAACATGTGAATGATGGGTAAAAAAGATGTGTAATGGGTGCAGTGAATGTCATACTGAAAATTCAAGAAGCAAAAGCATTGTTTTGTGACAATGTTAttgaatagaaaatcaataatttAATTTCAATAATGTACATATAAAGAATATACATATGAATATGTACATAATTGAAAGGTTTTTAGTGTTCTTGGATATCATGTATtcctaataataatgatttttatttaattctttcATCCTCAGTCATGTGCAGATCAGCAATGAGTCTGCAATCGACTTCTACCAGAAGTTTGGCTTTGAGATCATTGAAACAAAAAAGAACTATTACAAGAGGATAGAGCCTGCGGACGCCCATGTTCTCCAGAAGAGCCTGCGTAGCCCATGTGCACCACCAGCGGGAGAGCTGCAGAAGGCTGAGTAGGGGGCCCAAGCACGCTGGAGAGATTGGTCTCGGCTCGTTCTCCCAAAATGGAACTGTGACAGATGCCCCAGGGTCTATAGATACACCACTTTTTTCAGAGGGCAATTTAAAGAGAAAACGAGTCCATGAAAAATTG
Coding sequences within it:
- the naa50 gene encoding N-alpha-acetyltransferase 50 isoform X1; protein product: MKGSRIELGDVTPHNIKQLKRLNQVIFPVSYNDKFYKDVLEVGELAKLAYFNDIAVGAVCCRVDHSQNQKRLYIMTLGCLAPYRRLGIGTKMLNHVLNICEKDGTFDNIYLHVQISNESAIDFYQKFGFEIIETKKNYYKRIEPADAHVLQKSLRSPCAPPAGELQKAE
- the naa50 gene encoding N-alpha-acetyltransferase 50 isoform X2 — encoded protein: MKGRIELGDVTPHNIKQLKRLNQVIFPVSYNDKFYKDVLEVGELAKLAYFNDIAVGAVCCRVDHSQNQKRLYIMTLGCLAPYRRLGIGTKMLNHVLNICEKDGTFDNIYLHVQISNESAIDFYQKFGFEIIETKKNYYKRIEPADAHVLQKSLRSPCAPPAGELQKAE